In Hippocampus zosterae strain Florida chromosome 3, ASM2543408v3, whole genome shotgun sequence, a genomic segment contains:
- the LOC127597515 gene encoding uncharacterized protein LOC127597515 isoform X2, protein MAFSRIVAEPKPRGFISCRILQILPVLRLAEGEVKKADADPKRGPCEIAAKRTRTCGAMLNPGPAPSPSPLPAVRDADHSPSPPEALRATGSPQTGSEDQPIGRESPPRRQNSAEELNALNESHHPRVKSLGTPEAAAQPTATFASEQSVTEESPVGPAKSETTSTGETPAGAALATNQVLKKSDHPQAKTLQTRDVPAEPAESLACERGTLRPPKSEMGPGEADAQAKSLGAPGVPAELIVSFTSEQSVTGKRPVGPAPAKKPPPSAKRRRASLCPATAPLAKKRRRKLSRKHSNAGEEAKEASFQTPGLQNGRKPRQDDRQRLRKWAARGRRVRRLAAEALKAREAGPGNRTGRRAVGAERQAPPREKSERWNLKPVKSECGRVLVPHGYGRSARPAEETANVHGFLTAAAAALEPPGDTVGDLRDPVGSEAVDERGAPDGRPAKRPPTRVLPCRLEKPPNGAAETCLKETADLATELLRGDSIRPRVEPQGTPARFQQRAPKGPGGGEAPLEAQGQKAEILCRPLPIYPKWKRVKTLRKHLDISREHFKKTWWMHFRRPSGADRAVKERLRDDSLRKKTPSSNASTDALNLLADLALGADRPWQSERDVAGPPGSDLRKDVRPPNAAGAGEASLPLTPRGWPGATRRESPPAEGGDWARLLCQEHAYSLPLRASLPPALPGTPFQVSPLSGSTGLLQRPRAARAVETPRAAAADDLEELAEKRDGQPSDRGGTRTTALNRDRSFLCRDGSVQVTRQWKEKYDFGRDSRFSSDPKDRTIVRALHGPWDFSLQDTREDMQLIVHMWIGFFYSRSTARFIDLGSDRDTNPRSADGVRPEAAAATKARARLEADVFEERSERSLSNTSDLSGTSSLDGDSDVLTSSPRASNGFTVLPSDPQVHSAKASASADSPTEFKERQTFQGNRATILSAEIADQARRAVAPSPNETRIIRGEMATVSGETADRRRPKSDAGKMDFKGGSQAAGPTGLPKHERGSPLTKKETGGGSLLGLQTDARPLALVPNCEHSERGGATAPRRECFENRRAPTGVELQAAAFFGQGSASENMSVVNLEMAPLSPHGKESPCATTGALPLSGEEMAAPLAPIHGRPALVQHQTVKPLASDSELAEEGQKKVGVRRFSFFSGEGTKSTSGLEEVLRDRTRNGSPESIREPSTSRRAALKAGHIVGGTGSSRAREKPSAMVRSQRQKHFICRETVKLATEVGFVEEGQDVEVEGIHPRAVSPAGPGSAVQRPVRNRTEAGCLLGVASPKSVPERSPVLAEGRPDSGFSPIPVDDAPEALAPSGRQNDISSEGSDPSVQRWLDTKSRGPIGTTDATLGQPSNPSEAKDKGAKLTEPWDRSVVAMPTRRRADEDRRDAPTSGTKSRERKCRFYILVTSEDAFFAETKACLEAAGHTAVRPSQFFLGGESLSLLIIIRNQDISAHLSEVPHLLELKKSPQVRFAGIDEPHDVMNLTHQELFLSGGFVMFDGPSLEALSLDEVKRLMEVLQELNKTGKWKWLLHYRDSRRFKENARFTAEAEEKKDLLSWCQETGLCAVLPYHQCDTKSTDHPDYLACLVHSQVQNIAARFPVFVTDTRSAEQFEKNGILTATKDSFLTCFST, encoded by the exons ATGGCCTTTTCTCGGATTGTCGCAGAGCCCAAACCTCGCGGCTTCATCTCATGCCGAATTCTCCAAATTCTGCCGGTTCTCCGTTTAGCGGAAGGCGAGGTCAAGAAGGCGGACGCCGATCCCAAGCGAGGACCGTGTGAAATTGCGGCGAAACGCACGCGCACTTGCGGCGCGATGCTAAATCCCGGACCGGCGCCCAGTCCATCCCCGCTGCCCGCCGTCCGCGACGCGGACCACTCGCCGTCACCTCCCGAGGCGCTCCGAGCCACCGGTTCCCCGCAAACGGGATCGGAAGATCAGCCGATTGGCAGAGAGTCTCCCCCGCGACGGCAGAACAGTGCCGAAGAACTGAACGCGCTGAATGAAAGCCACCATCCCCGAGTGAAAAGCCTCGGGACTCCCGAGGCCGCAGCGCAACCAACGGCGACCTTCGCCTCCGAGCAAAGTGTCACGGAGGAAAGTCCGGTCGGGCCTGCAAAGTCGGAGACGACGAGTACCGGCGAAACGCCAGCGGGAGCCGCGCTTGCGACGAACCAAGTTCTGAAGAAAAGCGACCACCCGCAGGCGAAAACCCTCCAGACCCGGGACGTTCCGGCAGAGCCCGCGGAGAGCCTCGCCTGCGAACGGGGTACGCTCCGTCCCCCGAAGTCAGAGATGGGTCCCGGCGAAGCGGATGCCCAGGCGAAAAGCCTCGGGGCCCCCGGCGTTCCGGCAGAGCTGATTGTGAGCTTCACCTCGGAGCAAAGCGTCACCGGCAAGCGTCCCGTCGGTCCCGCCCCCGCAAAGAAGCCGCCTCCGTCCGCCAAACGCAGGAGGGCTTCGCTTTGTCCGGCGACCGCTCCTCTCGCAAAAAAGCGACGGAGAAAATTGtcgcgcaaacactcaaacgCCGGGGAAGAGGCAAAAGAAGCCTCCTTCCAGACTCCCGGCCTGCAAAATGGCAGAAAACCTCGGCAAGATGATCGGCAGAGACTCCGAAAGTGGGCCGCGAGAGGGCGCAGAGTCAGGAGGCTCGCCGCGGAAGCGCTCAAAGCCAGGGAGGCGGGGCCGGGAAATCGGACCGGGCGTCGGGCCGTCGGGGCAGAGCGGCAAGCTCCCCCGAGAGAGAAATCCGAGCGCTGGAATTTGAAGCCTGTCAAAAGTGAATGCGGAAGAGTCTTAGTCCCGCACGGCTACGGGCGCTCCGCCCGTCCGGCCGAGGAGACCGCAAACGTCCACGGCTTcctgacggcggcggcggcggctctcgAGCCGCCAGGAGACACGGTCGGAGACTTGCGGGATCCCGTCGGGTCAGAAGCCGTCGACGAGCGCGGCGCTCCCGATGGGCGCCCCGCAAAGCGCCCGCCGACCCGCGTCCTCCCGTGTCGGCTGGAAAAGCCCCCAAATGGCGCCGCCGAGACCTGTTTGAAGGAAACCGCCGACCTTGCCACGGAACTCCTCAGGGGGGACTCAATCAGGCCGCGCGTCGAGCCCCAAGGAACGCCGGCTCGGTTCCAGCAAAGGGCGCCGAAAGGCCCTGGCGGCGGGGAAGCCCCTTTGGAGGCGCAAGGCCAGAAAGCCGAAATACTGTGCAGGCCTCTCCCCATTTACCCAAAGTGGAAGCGAGTGAAAACGCTCCGGAAACATCTGGACATCTCGCGGGAACACTTTAAGAAGACAT GGTGGATGCACTTTCGACGGCCCTCCGGCGCCGACCGTGCCGTCAAAGAGCGTCTTCGGGACGATTCTCTCCGGAAGAAGACCCCGAGCTCAAACGCATCGACCGATGCTTTGAATTTACTGGCAGACCTGGCCCTTGGGGCCGATCGCCCGTGGCAATCGGAGCGAGACGTCGCGGGGCCGCCTGGGTCCGACTTGAGAAAGGACGTCCGGCCCCCAAATGCGGCCGGTGCCGGCGAAGCGTCGCTTCCTCTTACTCCGCGAGGATGGCCTGGAGCCACGCGACGGGAAAGCCCTCCCGCCGAAGGCGGCGACTGGGCTCGCTTGTTGTGTCAGGAGCACGCGTACTCGTTACCCCTGCGCGCCTCCCTGCCTCCCGCTTTACCGGGCACGCCGTTCCAGGTCTCCCCTCTGAGCGGCTCCACCGGATTGCTTCAGAGGCCGCGCGCGGCGCGCGCTGTCGAAACGCcgcgggccgccgccgccgacgatttggaggagctggcGGAAAAGCGGGACGGTCAGCCTTCGGACCGCGGGGGGACGCGGACGACCGCCTTGAACCGCGACCGCAGCTTCCTATGCCGAGACGGTTCGGTCCAAGTCACGCGCCAATGGAAAGAAAAGTACGACTTTGGTCGAGACAGCAGGTTTTCCAGCGATCCGAAGGACCGGACCATCGTCCGGGCCTTGCACGG CCCCTGGGATTTCTCTCTTCAAGACACCAGGGAAGACATGCAGCTGATTGTCCACATGTGGATTGGTTTTTTCTACAGCCGTTCCACAGCGAGGTTCATTGACCTGGGCTCAGACCGGGATACAAACCCGCGCTCGGCCGACGGTGTTCGTCCGGAGGCGGCCGCGGCAACGAAGGCTCGGGCGCGGCTCGAGGCGGATGTCTTTGAAGAGCGGAGCGAGCGTTCCCTTTCCAACACCTCGGACCTGAGCGGGACCTCCTCTTTGGATGGAGACTCTGACGTCCTCACCTCCTCTCCCAGGGCCTCCAATGGATTTACGGTTCTCCCTTCAGATCCTCAAGTCCACAGTGCAAAAGCCTCGGCCTCGGCTGACTCGCCGACGGAGTTCAAAGAGCGACAAACGTTTCAG GGAAACAGAGCGACGATTCTCTCTGCGGAGATAGCAGATCAAGCACGCCGCGCTGTTGCGCCGTCTCCGAATGAAACTCGCATCATCCGAGGAGAGATGGCGACGGTCTCGGGTGAGACGGCGGACCGCCGGAGACCTAAATCCGACGCGGGCAAGATGGATTTCAAAGGCGGCTCTCAGGCCGCCGGGCCGACGGGGCTGCCGAAACACGAAAGAGGCTCgcctttgacaaaaaaagaaacgggtGGCGGGTCTCTTCTGGGCCTTCAAACCGACGCTCGGCCTCTCGCTCTTGTCCCCAACTGCGAACATTCAGAGAGAGGTGGCGCCACGGCACCTCGCCGAGAATGCTTCGAGAATCGGCGAGCCCCGACTGGCGTTGAATTACAGGCGGCGGCTTTTTTCGGTCAGGGCTCGGcgtctgaaaacatgtctgtGGTCAACTTGGAGATGGCGCCACTGAGCCCGCATGGGAAAGAAAGCCCGTGCGCAACGACGGGCGCGCTCCCTCTTAGCGGAGAAGAGATGGCGGCTCCCTTAGCTCCGATACATGGGCGACCTGCCTTGGTTCAGCATCAAACTGTAAAACCTTTGGCATCCGACTCGGAGTTGGCCGAAGAAGGACAAAAGAAGGTTGGAGTGAGacggttttcctttttttccggaGAGGGGACGAAATCCACAAGTGGGCTGGAAGAGGTTCTTCGTGACCGCACCAGAAACGGTTCCCCCGAAAGCATCCGAGAACCGTCAACGTCCAGAAGAGCAGCGCTGAAGGCGGGCCACATTGTCGGCGGGACCGGATCCAGCAGAGCGCGCGAAAAGCCTTCCGCCATGGTCCGAAGCCAGCGGCAGAAACATTTCATCTGCCGTGAAACTGTCAAACTTGCGACTGAGGTGGGATTCGTTGAGGAAGGACAAGACGTGGAGGTGGAAGGAATCCACCCGAGGGCCGTTTCACCcgcaggccccgggagtgcCGTCCAACGGCCTGTCCGGAACCGGACGGAAGCGGGGTGTCTCCTCGGAGTCGCTTCTCCCAAAAGCGTCCCGGAACGCTCGCCGGTCCTTGCGGAAGGCCGGCCTGACTCCGGGTTCTCCCCCATCCCCGTGGACGATGCACCCGAGGCGCTAGCGCCTTCTGGCCGCCAGAATGACATCTCTTCGGAGGGTTCTGACCCGAGTGTTCAACGGTGGCTTGACACAAAGTCGCGCGGTCCCATCGGGACGACCGACGCGACTCTCGGTCAGCCCTCAAACCCGAGCGAGGCGAAGGACAAGGGCGCAAAGCTGACCGAACCTTGGGATCGCTCCGTGGTCGCGATGCCGACGCGACGTAGGGCGGATGAGGATCGCCGGGACGCGCCCACGTCCGGGACCAAATCACGGGAAAGAAAATGCAGGTTCTACATATTGGTGACATCAGAAGATGCCTTCTTTGCGGAAACAAAG GCTTGTTTAGAAGCGGCGGGTCACACGGCGGTACGGCCGAGCCAGTTCTTCCTCGGCGGAGAGTCTTTGTCTTTGCTCATCATCATAAGGAACCAGGACATCTCGGCGCACCTCTCTGAG GTTCCACATCTACTGGAGCTGAAAAAGTCGCCGCAGGTGCGCTTTGCCGGCATTGACGAACCGCACGACGTCATGAATCTCACCCATCAGGAACTGTTCCTCAGCGGTGGCTTTGTGATGTTTGACGGGCCGTCCCTCGAAGCCCTCAGCCTGG ACGAGGTGAAAAGATTGATGGAAGTCCTGCAAGAgctgaacaaaacgggaaaGTGGAAGTGGCTGCTACACTACAGAGACAGTCGGCGATTCAAGGAGAACGCAAg GTTCACTGCCGAAGCAGAAGAGAAGAAGGACTTGCTGAGCTGGTGTCAAGAGACGGGCCTGTGCGCAGTTTTGCCCTACCACCAATGCGACACCAAGTCCACGGATCATCCCGACTATCTCGCTTGTCTGGTGCACTCGCAGGTCCAGAACATTGCGGCCCGTTTTCCCGTGTTTGTGACCG ATACAAGGAGCGCTGAGCAATTTGAGAAGAATGGAATTCTGACGGCGACCAAGGACTCTTTCCTCACGTGTTTTTCGACGTGA
- the LOC127597515 gene encoding uncharacterized protein LOC127597515 isoform X4 — protein sequence MKAEGEVKKADADPKRGPCEIAAKRTRTCGAMLNPGPAPSPSPLPAVRDADHSPSPPEALRATGSPQTGSEDQPIGRESPPRRQNSAEELNALNESHHPRVKSLGTPEAAAQPTATFASEQSVTEESPVGPAKSETTSTGETPAGAALATNQVLKKSDHPQAKTLQTRDVPAEPAESLACERGTLRPPKSEMGPGEADAQAKSLGAPGVPAELIVSFTSEQSVTGKRPVGPAPAKKPPPSAKRRRASLCPATAPLAKKRRRKLSRKHSNAGEEAKEASFQTPGLQNGRKPRQDDRQRLRKWAARGRRVRRLAAEALKAREAGPGNRTGRRAVGAERQAPPREKSERWNLKPVKSECGRVLVPHGYGRSARPAEETANVHGFLTAAAAALEPPGDTVGDLRDPVGSEAVDERGAPDGRPAKRPPTRVLPCRLEKPPNGAAETCLKETADLATELLRGDSIRPRVEPQGTPARFQQRAPKGPGGGEAPLEAQGQKAEILCRPLPIYPKWKRVKTLRKHLDISREHFKKTWWMHFRRPSGADRAVKERLRDDSLRKKTPSSNASTDALNLLADLALGADRPWQSERDVAGPPGSDLRKDVRPPNAAGAGEASLPLTPRGWPGATRRESPPAEGGDWARLLCQEHAYSLPLRASLPPALPGTPFQVSPLSGSTGLLQRPRAARAVETPRAAAADDLEELAEKRDGQPSDRGGTRTTALNRDRSFLCRDGSVQVTRQWKEKYDFGRDSRFSSDPKDRTIVRALHGPWDFSLQDTREDMQLIVHMWIGFFYSRSTARFIDLGSDRDTNPRSADGVRPEAAAATKARARLEADVFEERSERSLSNTSDLSGTSSLDGDSDVLTSSPRASNGFTVLPSDPQVHSAKASASADSPTEFKERQTFQGNRATILSAEIADQARRAVAPSPNETRIIRGEMATVSGETADRRRPKSDAGKMDFKGGSQAAGPTGLPKHERGSPLTKKETGGGSLLGLQTDARPLALVPNCEHSERGGATAPRRECFENRRAPTGVELQAAAFFGQGSASENMSVVNLEMAPLSPHGKESPCATTGALPLSGEEMAAPLAPIHGRPALVQHQTVKPLASDSELAEEGQKKVGVRRFSFFSGEGTKSTSGLEEVLRDRTRNGSPESIREPSTSRRAALKAGHIVGGTGSSRAREKPSAMVRSQRQKHFICRETVKLATEVGFVEEGQDVEVEGIHPRAVSPAGPGSAVQRPVRNRTEAGCLLGVASPKSVPERSPVLAEGRPDSGFSPIPVDDAPEALAPSGRQNDISSEGSDPSVQRWLDTKSRGPIGTTDATLGQPSNPSEAKDKGAKLTEPWDRSVVAMPTRRRADEDRRDAPTSGTKSRERKCRFYILVTSEDAFFAETKACLEAAGHTAVRPSQFFLGGESLSLLIIIRNQDISAHLSEVPHLLELKKSPQVRFAGIDEPHDVMNLTHQELFLSGGFVMFDGPSLEALSLDEVKRLMEVLQELNKTGKWKWLLHYRDSRRFKENARFTAEAEEKKDLLSWCQETGLCAVLPYHQCDTKSTDHPDYLACLVHSQVQNIAARFPVFVTDTRSAEQFEKNGILTATKDSFLTCFST from the exons ATGAAGG CGGAAGGCGAGGTCAAGAAGGCGGACGCCGATCCCAAGCGAGGACCGTGTGAAATTGCGGCGAAACGCACGCGCACTTGCGGCGCGATGCTAAATCCCGGACCGGCGCCCAGTCCATCCCCGCTGCCCGCCGTCCGCGACGCGGACCACTCGCCGTCACCTCCCGAGGCGCTCCGAGCCACCGGTTCCCCGCAAACGGGATCGGAAGATCAGCCGATTGGCAGAGAGTCTCCCCCGCGACGGCAGAACAGTGCCGAAGAACTGAACGCGCTGAATGAAAGCCACCATCCCCGAGTGAAAAGCCTCGGGACTCCCGAGGCCGCAGCGCAACCAACGGCGACCTTCGCCTCCGAGCAAAGTGTCACGGAGGAAAGTCCGGTCGGGCCTGCAAAGTCGGAGACGACGAGTACCGGCGAAACGCCAGCGGGAGCCGCGCTTGCGACGAACCAAGTTCTGAAGAAAAGCGACCACCCGCAGGCGAAAACCCTCCAGACCCGGGACGTTCCGGCAGAGCCCGCGGAGAGCCTCGCCTGCGAACGGGGTACGCTCCGTCCCCCGAAGTCAGAGATGGGTCCCGGCGAAGCGGATGCCCAGGCGAAAAGCCTCGGGGCCCCCGGCGTTCCGGCAGAGCTGATTGTGAGCTTCACCTCGGAGCAAAGCGTCACCGGCAAGCGTCCCGTCGGTCCCGCCCCCGCAAAGAAGCCGCCTCCGTCCGCCAAACGCAGGAGGGCTTCGCTTTGTCCGGCGACCGCTCCTCTCGCAAAAAAGCGACGGAGAAAATTGtcgcgcaaacactcaaacgCCGGGGAAGAGGCAAAAGAAGCCTCCTTCCAGACTCCCGGCCTGCAAAATGGCAGAAAACCTCGGCAAGATGATCGGCAGAGACTCCGAAAGTGGGCCGCGAGAGGGCGCAGAGTCAGGAGGCTCGCCGCGGAAGCGCTCAAAGCCAGGGAGGCGGGGCCGGGAAATCGGACCGGGCGTCGGGCCGTCGGGGCAGAGCGGCAAGCTCCCCCGAGAGAGAAATCCGAGCGCTGGAATTTGAAGCCTGTCAAAAGTGAATGCGGAAGAGTCTTAGTCCCGCACGGCTACGGGCGCTCCGCCCGTCCGGCCGAGGAGACCGCAAACGTCCACGGCTTcctgacggcggcggcggcggctctcgAGCCGCCAGGAGACACGGTCGGAGACTTGCGGGATCCCGTCGGGTCAGAAGCCGTCGACGAGCGCGGCGCTCCCGATGGGCGCCCCGCAAAGCGCCCGCCGACCCGCGTCCTCCCGTGTCGGCTGGAAAAGCCCCCAAATGGCGCCGCCGAGACCTGTTTGAAGGAAACCGCCGACCTTGCCACGGAACTCCTCAGGGGGGACTCAATCAGGCCGCGCGTCGAGCCCCAAGGAACGCCGGCTCGGTTCCAGCAAAGGGCGCCGAAAGGCCCTGGCGGCGGGGAAGCCCCTTTGGAGGCGCAAGGCCAGAAAGCCGAAATACTGTGCAGGCCTCTCCCCATTTACCCAAAGTGGAAGCGAGTGAAAACGCTCCGGAAACATCTGGACATCTCGCGGGAACACTTTAAGAAGACAT GGTGGATGCACTTTCGACGGCCCTCCGGCGCCGACCGTGCCGTCAAAGAGCGTCTTCGGGACGATTCTCTCCGGAAGAAGACCCCGAGCTCAAACGCATCGACCGATGCTTTGAATTTACTGGCAGACCTGGCCCTTGGGGCCGATCGCCCGTGGCAATCGGAGCGAGACGTCGCGGGGCCGCCTGGGTCCGACTTGAGAAAGGACGTCCGGCCCCCAAATGCGGCCGGTGCCGGCGAAGCGTCGCTTCCTCTTACTCCGCGAGGATGGCCTGGAGCCACGCGACGGGAAAGCCCTCCCGCCGAAGGCGGCGACTGGGCTCGCTTGTTGTGTCAGGAGCACGCGTACTCGTTACCCCTGCGCGCCTCCCTGCCTCCCGCTTTACCGGGCACGCCGTTCCAGGTCTCCCCTCTGAGCGGCTCCACCGGATTGCTTCAGAGGCCGCGCGCGGCGCGCGCTGTCGAAACGCcgcgggccgccgccgccgacgatttggaggagctggcGGAAAAGCGGGACGGTCAGCCTTCGGACCGCGGGGGGACGCGGACGACCGCCTTGAACCGCGACCGCAGCTTCCTATGCCGAGACGGTTCGGTCCAAGTCACGCGCCAATGGAAAGAAAAGTACGACTTTGGTCGAGACAGCAGGTTTTCCAGCGATCCGAAGGACCGGACCATCGTCCGGGCCTTGCACGG CCCCTGGGATTTCTCTCTTCAAGACACCAGGGAAGACATGCAGCTGATTGTCCACATGTGGATTGGTTTTTTCTACAGCCGTTCCACAGCGAGGTTCATTGACCTGGGCTCAGACCGGGATACAAACCCGCGCTCGGCCGACGGTGTTCGTCCGGAGGCGGCCGCGGCAACGAAGGCTCGGGCGCGGCTCGAGGCGGATGTCTTTGAAGAGCGGAGCGAGCGTTCCCTTTCCAACACCTCGGACCTGAGCGGGACCTCCTCTTTGGATGGAGACTCTGACGTCCTCACCTCCTCTCCCAGGGCCTCCAATGGATTTACGGTTCTCCCTTCAGATCCTCAAGTCCACAGTGCAAAAGCCTCGGCCTCGGCTGACTCGCCGACGGAGTTCAAAGAGCGACAAACGTTTCAG GGAAACAGAGCGACGATTCTCTCTGCGGAGATAGCAGATCAAGCACGCCGCGCTGTTGCGCCGTCTCCGAATGAAACTCGCATCATCCGAGGAGAGATGGCGACGGTCTCGGGTGAGACGGCGGACCGCCGGAGACCTAAATCCGACGCGGGCAAGATGGATTTCAAAGGCGGCTCTCAGGCCGCCGGGCCGACGGGGCTGCCGAAACACGAAAGAGGCTCgcctttgacaaaaaaagaaacgggtGGCGGGTCTCTTCTGGGCCTTCAAACCGACGCTCGGCCTCTCGCTCTTGTCCCCAACTGCGAACATTCAGAGAGAGGTGGCGCCACGGCACCTCGCCGAGAATGCTTCGAGAATCGGCGAGCCCCGACTGGCGTTGAATTACAGGCGGCGGCTTTTTTCGGTCAGGGCTCGGcgtctgaaaacatgtctgtGGTCAACTTGGAGATGGCGCCACTGAGCCCGCATGGGAAAGAAAGCCCGTGCGCAACGACGGGCGCGCTCCCTCTTAGCGGAGAAGAGATGGCGGCTCCCTTAGCTCCGATACATGGGCGACCTGCCTTGGTTCAGCATCAAACTGTAAAACCTTTGGCATCCGACTCGGAGTTGGCCGAAGAAGGACAAAAGAAGGTTGGAGTGAGacggttttcctttttttccggaGAGGGGACGAAATCCACAAGTGGGCTGGAAGAGGTTCTTCGTGACCGCACCAGAAACGGTTCCCCCGAAAGCATCCGAGAACCGTCAACGTCCAGAAGAGCAGCGCTGAAGGCGGGCCACATTGTCGGCGGGACCGGATCCAGCAGAGCGCGCGAAAAGCCTTCCGCCATGGTCCGAAGCCAGCGGCAGAAACATTTCATCTGCCGTGAAACTGTCAAACTTGCGACTGAGGTGGGATTCGTTGAGGAAGGACAAGACGTGGAGGTGGAAGGAATCCACCCGAGGGCCGTTTCACCcgcaggccccgggagtgcCGTCCAACGGCCTGTCCGGAACCGGACGGAAGCGGGGTGTCTCCTCGGAGTCGCTTCTCCCAAAAGCGTCCCGGAACGCTCGCCGGTCCTTGCGGAAGGCCGGCCTGACTCCGGGTTCTCCCCCATCCCCGTGGACGATGCACCCGAGGCGCTAGCGCCTTCTGGCCGCCAGAATGACATCTCTTCGGAGGGTTCTGACCCGAGTGTTCAACGGTGGCTTGACACAAAGTCGCGCGGTCCCATCGGGACGACCGACGCGACTCTCGGTCAGCCCTCAAACCCGAGCGAGGCGAAGGACAAGGGCGCAAAGCTGACCGAACCTTGGGATCGCTCCGTGGTCGCGATGCCGACGCGACGTAGGGCGGATGAGGATCGCCGGGACGCGCCCACGTCCGGGACCAAATCACGGGAAAGAAAATGCAGGTTCTACATATTGGTGACATCAGAAGATGCCTTCTTTGCGGAAACAAAG GCTTGTTTAGAAGCGGCGGGTCACACGGCGGTACGGCCGAGCCAGTTCTTCCTCGGCGGAGAGTCTTTGTCTTTGCTCATCATCATAAGGAACCAGGACATCTCGGCGCACCTCTCTGAG GTTCCACATCTACTGGAGCTGAAAAAGTCGCCGCAGGTGCGCTTTGCCGGCATTGACGAACCGCACGACGTCATGAATCTCACCCATCAGGAACTGTTCCTCAGCGGTGGCTTTGTGATGTTTGACGGGCCGTCCCTCGAAGCCCTCAGCCTGG ACGAGGTGAAAAGATTGATGGAAGTCCTGCAAGAgctgaacaaaacgggaaaGTGGAAGTGGCTGCTACACTACAGAGACAGTCGGCGATTCAAGGAGAACGCAAg GTTCACTGCCGAAGCAGAAGAGAAGAAGGACTTGCTGAGCTGGTGTCAAGAGACGGGCCTGTGCGCAGTTTTGCCCTACCACCAATGCGACACCAAGTCCACGGATCATCCCGACTATCTCGCTTGTCTGGTGCACTCGCAGGTCCAGAACATTGCGGCCCGTTTTCCCGTGTTTGTGACCG ATACAAGGAGCGCTGAGCAATTTGAGAAGAATGGAATTCTGACGGCGACCAAGGACTCTTTCCTCACGTGTTTTTCGACGTGA